The following are from one region of the Heliangelus exortis chromosome 2, bHelExo1.hap1, whole genome shotgun sequence genome:
- the HNF4G gene encoding hepatocyte nuclear factor 4-gamma isoform X1 — MMRLSEPILDMEMANYSEVLDPTYTALEFETMQILYNGNDSSGEAVNMNAADNGVSSLCAICGDRATGKHYGASSCDGCKGFFRRSIRKNHVYTCRFNRQCIVDKDKRNQCRYCRLKKCFRAGMKKEAVQNERDRISTRRNTFDGCNIPSISTLSQAETLSRQISISSPGASTDINVKKIAGISDVCESMKQQLLVLVEWAKYIPGFCELPLDDQVALLRAHAGEHLLLGAAKRSMAYKDILLLGNNYIIHRNSTEVEISRVANRILDELVRPFQEIQIDDNEYACLKAIVFFDPDAKGLSNPMKIKNMRFQVQISLEDYINDRQYDSRGRFGELLLLLPTLQSITWQMIEQIQLVKLFGIVKIDSLLQEMLLGGTSNDASHLHHPVHPHLAQDPLTGQTILISSMSAPVHTEQISTPETPLPSPPQGSGQEYKMSTNQASVIAQQSILKPKPL, encoded by the exons ATGATGAGGCTCTCAGAACCAATACTAGACATGGAAATGGCAAACTACAGCGAAGTTTTAGATCCGACATACACAGCACTGGAGTTTGAAACAATGCAGATTCTGTATAATGGCAACG ACAGTTCTGGAGAAGCTGTCAACATGAATGCTGCTGACAATGGGGTCAGCAGTCTCTGTGCAATATGTGGAGACCGAGCAACTGGAAAACACTATGGTGCTTCCAGCTGTGATGGATGCAAGGGATTCTTTAGGCGCAGTATACGGAAAAACCACGTCTATACTTGCAG ATTCAACCGCCAATGTATTGTTGACAAGGATAAAAGGAATCAATGCAGATATTGTCgtttaaaaaagtgtttccgagcaggaatgaaaaaagaag CTGTACAAAATGAACGGGACAGGATAAGTACAAGAAGAAACACTTTTGATGGCTGCAACATTCCCTCTATTAGCACGTTGTCACAAGCTGAGACATTGTCCCGTCAG ATCTCCATCTCCAGTCCTGGTGCTAGCACTGACATAAATGTTAAGAAAATTGCTGGTATTAGTGATGTCTGTGAATCTATGAAGCAACAACTTTTGGTACTGGTGGAATGGGCTAAATACATTCCAGGCTTCTGTGAATTACCACTGGATGACCAG gtTGCCCTGCTAAGAGCACATGCTGGGGAGCACCTGTTGCTTGGAGCAGCAAAACGGTCCATGGCATATAAGGATATTTTACTTTTAG GCAACAATTACATAATCCATCGCAACAGCACCGAAGTGGAGATCAGCAGGGTGGCAAATCGGATTCTAGATGAACTGGTTCGACCCTTCCAGGAGATTCAAATAGATGACAATGAGTATGCTTGCTTGAAAGCAATTGTGTTTTTTGATCCAG aTGCAAAGGGACTCAGTAATCCAATGAAGATTAAGAACATGCGGTTCCAAGTTCAGATCAGTTTAGAGGATTATATTAATGACCGTCAGTATGACTCCCGAGGGAGATTTGGAGAACTTCTGCTTCTACTGCCTACACTCCAGAGCATCACTTGGCAAATGATTGAGCAAATACAATTGGTTAAGCTATTTGGAATTGTCAAAATTGACAGTTTGCTTCAGGAAATGCTACTGGGAG GTACTTCTAATGATGCCAGTCATCTGCATCATCCAGTGCATCCTCACTTAGCCCAAGATCCATTAACTGGCCAAACTATCCTCATAAGTTCAATGTCTGCTCCTGTACATACAGAACAGATTT CAACTCCAGAAACTCCATTACCTTCCCCTCCGCAAGGCTCTGGGCAAGAATACAAAATGTCTACGAATCAGGCTTCAGTCATTGCACAGCAATCTATTTTGAAACCAAAACCATTGTGA
- the HNF4G gene encoding hepatocyte nuclear factor 4-gamma isoform X2 yields MNAADNGVSSLCAICGDRATGKHYGASSCDGCKGFFRRSIRKNHVYTCRFNRQCIVDKDKRNQCRYCRLKKCFRAGMKKEAVQNERDRISTRRNTFDGCNIPSISTLSQAETLSRQISISSPGASTDINVKKIAGISDVCESMKQQLLVLVEWAKYIPGFCELPLDDQVALLRAHAGEHLLLGAAKRSMAYKDILLLGNNYIIHRNSTEVEISRVANRILDELVRPFQEIQIDDNEYACLKAIVFFDPDAKGLSNPMKIKNMRFQVQISLEDYINDRQYDSRGRFGELLLLLPTLQSITWQMIEQIQLVKLFGIVKIDSLLQEMLLGGTSNDASHLHHPVHPHLAQDPLTGQTILISSMSAPVHTEQISTPETPLPSPPQGSGQEYKMSTNQASVIAQQSILKPKPL; encoded by the exons ATGAATGCTGCTGACAATGGGGTCAGCAGTCTCTGTGCAATATGTGGAGACCGAGCAACTGGAAAACACTATGGTGCTTCCAGCTGTGATGGATGCAAGGGATTCTTTAGGCGCAGTATACGGAAAAACCACGTCTATACTTGCAG ATTCAACCGCCAATGTATTGTTGACAAGGATAAAAGGAATCAATGCAGATATTGTCgtttaaaaaagtgtttccgagcaggaatgaaaaaagaag CTGTACAAAATGAACGGGACAGGATAAGTACAAGAAGAAACACTTTTGATGGCTGCAACATTCCCTCTATTAGCACGTTGTCACAAGCTGAGACATTGTCCCGTCAG ATCTCCATCTCCAGTCCTGGTGCTAGCACTGACATAAATGTTAAGAAAATTGCTGGTATTAGTGATGTCTGTGAATCTATGAAGCAACAACTTTTGGTACTGGTGGAATGGGCTAAATACATTCCAGGCTTCTGTGAATTACCACTGGATGACCAG gtTGCCCTGCTAAGAGCACATGCTGGGGAGCACCTGTTGCTTGGAGCAGCAAAACGGTCCATGGCATATAAGGATATTTTACTTTTAG GCAACAATTACATAATCCATCGCAACAGCACCGAAGTGGAGATCAGCAGGGTGGCAAATCGGATTCTAGATGAACTGGTTCGACCCTTCCAGGAGATTCAAATAGATGACAATGAGTATGCTTGCTTGAAAGCAATTGTGTTTTTTGATCCAG aTGCAAAGGGACTCAGTAATCCAATGAAGATTAAGAACATGCGGTTCCAAGTTCAGATCAGTTTAGAGGATTATATTAATGACCGTCAGTATGACTCCCGAGGGAGATTTGGAGAACTTCTGCTTCTACTGCCTACACTCCAGAGCATCACTTGGCAAATGATTGAGCAAATACAATTGGTTAAGCTATTTGGAATTGTCAAAATTGACAGTTTGCTTCAGGAAATGCTACTGGGAG GTACTTCTAATGATGCCAGTCATCTGCATCATCCAGTGCATCCTCACTTAGCCCAAGATCCATTAACTGGCCAAACTATCCTCATAAGTTCAATGTCTGCTCCTGTACATACAGAACAGATTT CAACTCCAGAAACTCCATTACCTTCCCCTCCGCAAGGCTCTGGGCAAGAATACAAAATGTCTACGAATCAGGCTTCAGTCATTGCACAGCAATCTATTTTGAAACCAAAACCATTGTGA